In Williamsoniiplasma luminosum, the genomic stretch TTTTTGGACTTGATATTTTTTGAATATATAAATTAATATACCGATGTTAATAATTGCTCCTGAAAGAATACTTAAAAGCATAAACTGCATTTTGTTGGTCATAATTTGCTCGATGTCAGTTAAAAATCAACTAAATGTAATTAACAAATTAAAAACCAAACTTAATGTAAAAATAGCAATTGTCATTGTTTTGATATTTTCGAAAACTTCAATGTTTGTGATGTTGGTTCAAGACATTTTGAGTAAACTAAATAGAATTAATAAGCCCAGTATTGTGAGAAAAGATAAGAGAGAAAAACCAAAACCTATCTTAATTATTAATGGTTGTCAGGGTTTATGAATTCTTAATTTTTTAAACCTATTTCTTACGTCTAAACCTACTGGTTTTACAGTTTGTACTTTTTCTTTTTGCATAAAAAAATCTCCTTTTGAGAGACAAAGAAAAAACAACTAATCTGACTCCCTCCGCTAGTATTAACTAGATCAGGTTCAAAGAGTGTTTCTCAAGCTTGCGCTACCTCTGTCATGTATTTACATATTTATTATATAACTTGTTCAACATTAACTAGTTGAACTGAGGTCCTTTTTTTAATTTTTTAAAGATTAATTTCTAATTGTCTATAAATAATGAAATCTCAATTGGGGTTCAGTTATAGTGTTGATAAGCGTTTGAATTAAAATGAATATTAGGAGAGTGTATCTCTAACTCACAAAACATCTAAGTTATTTTTATACTTATGAATTCAAAAATAAATAAAGCTAAAATATGTAAATAAATTTGATTAGAATCACGCAACCAATTGATTTCAAATGGTTTATATAAAAATATAATGTTCAAAAAACCCAGTAAAATAAGGCAATAATGCGATAAAACCACAATAAACCAAAGTTTTTGATAGATTATCAACCAAAAACTTGATAGGTAATCAAAACCACTATAGTTTTAGAAAAAATTTTACAATTAAAACAACTGATCAGACCTATTTCGCTAGTTGTTAATTAGATCAGGTTCAATTAGTGTTTATAAAATTTATGCTACCCCTATCGTATATTTACAAAAATGTTATATGACTTTTAAGATTTTTTAATATATTTTTACATTTTAATTTAACAATTAATCTTATAATTTATTTTATAATTAGTTTTACAACGGAGGACATAAAATGAAAAAGAAAACTGCTGAATTAAGGTACCAAGAAGAACAGAAAGTTTTAGACTTAGCTAATTCAAAACTTTTAAATTTTGAAGAAAATTTAAAAGTTGAAATTGGAGTTAGTTCTGCATCAAGACAACAACGCCAAGAAGTTCAAGGTAAAAACGAACTTATTCATAAAAAATTTAATCATTTTAAAAAACTCCTAAGTGTTTTAATCGAGCCATTTAACCTTCTACTTTTAGCAATCGCCATTGCTGAAATTTTAATCTACGCTTTAAAAACTCATCAAACAATTGATTTAGTTTCTGCTTTTGTGATTTTGTTTATGATCGTTTTGGCAGGTGGGGTTGATTACTTTCAAGAATACAAAGCTTATAAATCCAATAAGGAACTTCACCACATGATCGAAAATGCTTTCATGGTTCATGACGGAAAAATGGATATCAACAATATTGATATTAAAAAAGTTAAAAACAATTTACAAAAACTAGATCAGTCTGAGTTAGTTGTTGGAGATGTGATATTTTTGCAAGCAGGAGATGTTGTTCCAGCAGATATTAGAATTATCTATAGTCAAAACGTGATGCTTGACGAATCTTCTTTAACTGGAGAAAGCGAAGCTGTTGCTAAGTTTAGTGAAAATAAAACTGGTAAAAAAATGATTGAAATGCAAAACATTGCTTTTTCTCAAACAACAGTAACTGAAGGAAGTTTGCTTGGAGTCGTGATTAATGTTGGGATCCAAAATTATGCAGCTTCCATTTCAACAATGGCTGAAGAACAAGAAACGGTTTCTGAGTATGAAAAAGGACTAGCTAAAGTTGTTAAACTTTTGGTTATTTCAATTTTAGCAATGATTCCAGTGATTCTTTTGACAACTGGTTTTCGTTTGGGAGGTCAAGAAAATAGTTGAATCCAAGCATTAATTTTTGCTTTGACAATTGCAGTTTCATTAATTCCGGAAGCACTGCCAGCGATCATTTCTTCAAACCTGCAATTAGGGTCTAAAAAAATGGCCAAAGATAAAGTTGTTATTAAAGACTTATCTGTGGTTCAAAACATGGGTAGTGTTAATGTTTTGGCAATGGATAAAACAGGAACACTAACCAATGAAGAAGTAACTTTAAACAAGTGAATTAATTATGATGGAATTCAGTCTAATGAACTTGGGCAATTGATTTATTTGAATGCTTCAAATCAACAAAATTTGACCAACAAAATTGAACAAGGAATTCTAAAAGTTTTAAATGAAACTTGTTTAAATAATAAAACATATAACTTATTAGCAGATAAACCATTTGATCATGAGTCAAGAATTGCGAGTGTTTTAGTTCAAAACGATCAAGAATTGCTTCAAATTACAAAAGGTAGTGTTGATGAAATGTTGAGACATATTGACTTCATCAGAATCAATGATGAAGTCAAAAAAATTACGCAAAAAAACATTGATCAAATTTTGAAAGAAGTTAAAGAATATTCAGAACAAGGTTTCAGAACATTAATTATTGGATCAAACAACAAAAGTAAAAAGATTGTTGATCAAAACTTAATTTATGAAGGAATGATGTTGTTTGAAGAAACAATTAAACCAAACGCCAAAGAAGCAATTAAATTAATTCATGATTATAATATTGATCTAAAAATTTTAACCGGTGACGCTAAGGAAGTTGCTTTAAAAATTGCCAAGACTTTAGAAATCCAAAATCCAATTGCGTTAAATAGTGATGAATTCTTTAAAATGAATGATGATGAAATGGGTGAAGCTTTAAAAACTGTCAACATCATTGCAAAACTTTCACCAATTGAAAAAGCTAAAGTTATTGAAATTTTACAAACCAAAGATAATGCTAGTGTTGCTTATTTAGGAGATGGTGTTAATGACATGGTTTCACTTAAAAAAGCTGATGTTGGGATTTCTGTTAACAACGGGACTTCTTTGGCAAAATCTGCATCTTCAGTAATTCTTTTGGAAAAAGATTTAGCAGTTTTGGAAAAATCTTTTGTAAAAGGAAGAGAAATTTTTACCAATGCCATTAAATATATCAACATCACAATCGCAGCTAATTTTGGTCTCTTGTTAACTTTAATTATTTCTTCAATTTGATTTTCAAAATTTACAGCCATGCAACCTGTGCAATTATTATTGCAAAATCTATTATATGATTTTGCGAATTTGATTTTTGTTTTCGATAAAGTGGATAAATTTTCTATTGAACATCCCAAAAAATGAAGTGCAAATAGAATCATTGTTTTTGCATTTTGAAATGGAATAGTTGCCACAATAATTAGTGTAATCAACTTCTTAATTATTGGATATGGGATGGGGTTATTCAATGAAATTAGTAATGGAGTTGATGGGGCAATTCAACGCTTTCAAACGACATTCTTTTTAGAATCAATGATCACACATATGATGTTAATTTTGGTTTATCGCACAGAAAAAATTTCCTTAATTCAATCACGACCTTCGTGACAACTTGTTTTGGGAATGGTATTTTTTATTGGTCTTTCATTCTTAATTACCTACATCCATCCAATCGCTCATGTTGTAAATTTTGAACAACCAAATAATTATTGATTATTAGTTTTACTTGGTTTAATTGCGATGACATGAGTTCTTGGAGAGTGTTCAAAATTTGGATATAAAAAGCTTTTTAAACAATGATATTAAATTTCAAAAACCAGAACACAAACAAATTTTGACATTTTGTCTCATACATAAAAAAATAATGTACAATCAAAATAATTATTTTTTGACCAAATAATTAGAAAGAGAAAAAAATGTTTAAAAACAAAGCAAAATTTTATGAATTTTTATCATTGTTTATCATGACTATTGGAACTGTCATTGGTTCTGGTATTTATATGAAAAACAATCAATTATTACAATTGACACATAACCCTATCATCGCCATTATTTCATGAATGGCTGTCGGGATGGTTTGTATCATGATCGTTTATGTTTTTATTGAAATTTCAAGTGCAACAATGCACATGGGTAATGGAACAGTTCCGACTTGAACCAAAATGTTTATTAATCGTAAAACAGCTAGTTTGTTTTCAATTATTTATACAGTTTTATACTACCCAATTTGTCAAGCGCTTTTTGCCAGTGCTTTTGTTGCTTACTTTTTTAAGACAATTAATCAAGCACTATCTGCGAATAACCAATTGATTATTTTGTTAACTTGTGGAATTATTTTTATTCTTATTTTTAATTTAATGAATATGTTTAATCAAAAAATTGGAGGTCGATTTCAAATTGTCGCAACCATTTTTAAATTTATCCCGTTAGTAATTGCTTTGTTTGCTGGTTTCTTTTTATTTGATTCAAATTCATCAATCAACACCACTGGAATGGATGGTGGAACTTGATCAACTTCAAATTTTGCCCCCGAAAATTTCATTCGAGGTTTTGGTCCAATTTTATTTGCTTTTGATGGTTTTATTTTAATCGCTAATGCTCAAAAAAAGGCAAAATTTAAAGAAGTTGTACCCAAGTCATTATTGTTTGGACTAATTTTTGTGGCCGTCTTTTATGTGTTGATGGCCGTGTCATTATTTATGGGATCACCTGATGGAAGTATTGTTGAATTATTAGCTAAATTATTTGGAAGTTCTGGTTCTGCAGATGCCAAAAAAATTGCAAATATTGTTTCAAATGTGATTTTGATGTTCATTTGTTTATTCGGTGTAAACATCTTTTCAATGGTCCCAATCAATATGTTGGAATCTGATGTTGATGCTAAATTAGTTTATACAAATAATAAACACGTTTCATTTGTCAAAGCTGGGATTATTCATTCAATTTTTACAATTATTGTTTACTTATTTTTAGTTTTAATGGGAGCATTAGTTGCAAGGGGAAATTGAAATGGAATCTCAACCAATTTTGAAAGTTGATCAGCGTTAAATCCAGGTAAACAGATTCAAGATTATTTAGGATTTACCACTGATAAAATTTTAGCTTTTATTAACACAGTAAGTACAGCTATTTCGACTTTTGGTTTTTCGATGGTTGGAGTGCTATTAATTGCTTCAATCTTTAATCGAAAAACTCAAAAAGTTGAAGTTGTTAAAGTGAAACATTTTGTGCCAATCGCAATTGTTTCTTCAATTCTTTTATTGTTCTTTGTGGCTTGTGGAATTATCACTTTTGCATTACCTGATAAAGGTCAGTTTTGAGTCGAATCAGATGGTTTCTTCTTTACAATGATTTTCATTGCTCTATTAGTTTTTGTTTTAATCTTATTTTTGATTCAAGAACAATTATTTAAAAAGAACGGTGTTCACGGTGGTTTTGATGGTTTTGTTTCTCATGGAAATAAAAAGGACATAAACCATGTCAAACAATAAACCAAAAGCAAAAACGTTTGAGTTTTTATCCTTATTTATCATGGTGATTGGAGCTGTGATTGGTTCTGGTATTTACATGAAAAATAACGAGTTATTGCAATTAACTCATAACCCGATCATTGCGATTATTTCTTGGTTGATTGTGGGGATGGTTTGTATCATGATTGTCTATGTTTTCATTGAAATTTCTAGTGCAACCACCCATATTGGAAATGGGACAGTTCCAACTTGAGCGAAGATGTTTATTAATCGAAAAACAGCAAGCTGATTTTCGATTGTTTATACAGTTTTATATTATCCAATTTGCCAATCGCTTTTTGCTGGAGCTTTAGTTGCTTACTTTTTCAAATCGATTAATCAACCACTTTCTGCCAACAATCAACTAATTATTTTATTAGTTTGTGGAATTGTTTTCATCTTGATATTTAACCTATTAAATATGCTTAAACCGCAAATCGGAAGACAATTTCAAATTGTAGCAACGGTTTTTAAATTTATTCCTTTAGTGATTGCTTTGTTTGCTGGTTTCTTTTTAATTGGACCAGATTCATCAATTAAAAATGGTGGATTTGAAGGCAACATGTGATCAACTTCTGATTTCGCCCCAGAAAATTTCATTCGTGGTTTTGGTCCGGTTTTATTTGCCTTTGATGGCTTTATTTATATGGCCAATCTACAAAAACGTGCCAAGTTTAAAGATGTTGTTCCAAAATCATTATTATTTGGACTTGTTTTTGTGACTATATTTTATGTGTTAATGGCAATTTCGTTGTTTATGGGATCACCTGATGGAAGCATTGTTCAGTTATTAACCAAATTATTTGCAATTTCTGGTTCAGAAAATGCAAACACAATTGCAAATATTGTTTCAAATATCATTTTGATGTTTATTTGTCTATTCGGAATTAATATTTTTTCAATGGTCGCAATCAATGGTTTGGAATCTGATGTTGATGCTAAATTGATTTACACAAATAACAAGCATGTTTCATTTGTCAAAGCAGGGATTGTTCATTCCATTTTTACAATTTTCTTTTTCACATTTATAGTTTTAATGGGGGCCTTAGTTCCAAGAGGAAATTGAATGGGAATATCAACTAATTATGAAAATTGATCAAGTTCGCATCAACAATTAGGTGTTCCAGAATATTTAAGATTTACAACAAACCATATTTTAGCTTTCATCAACACAATCAGTACAGCGATCTCAACTTTTGGTTTCTTAATGATCGGAATTGTGCTAATCGCTTCGATTTTTAATCGCAGATCGAACAAGGTAGAAGTTGTCAAAATGAAAGGTTTTATTCCGATTGCAATCATTGCTTCAATGCTCTTAATTTTCTTTGTAATTTGTGGAATTATCACTTTCGTTTTACCCAATAATAATGAAAAATGAATCGACTCTGAAGGCTTTTTATTCACAATAATCTGTTTTTGTTTGTTTATTTTTGTTTTTAGTTTATTCTTAATTCAAGAACATTTTTTCAAAAAAAATGGTCTAGACGGTGGTTTTGAAGGATTTATTTCTTCAAACCAAAGAAAGGAAATGGATTATGTTAAGGAATAAACCAAAAACGAAAACGTTTGAATTTTTAACACTATTTACAATGGTTATCGGGACTGTGATGGGTGCTGGTATTTATATGAAAAATAACGAGTTATTACAACAAACACAAAACCCAATTATTGCAATTAGCTTGTGAGTTCTTGTCGGTTTTGTTTGCGTGATCTCAGTGAGAGTTTTTATTGAGATTTCTAGTTCTACCAAACACTTTGGTAATGGAACAATTGGAAATTGAGCAAAACTTTTTATTAATCGAAAGGTGGCCTCATTCTTTGCAATTTTCTATTTAGTCATGTATGTGCCTTCAACTCAAGCGTTTTTTGTTGGAACATTTATTATGTATTTCTTTCAAGCTTTAGGAATTGTTATTAGTCCAGCGACTCAATTATCAATTTATTTAGCTGCCGGAATTGCGATTTTGACAGGTTTTTCATTATTACAAATTTATAAACCTAAATATAATAAAATATTACAAGTTTTTGGAACGATTTTTAAATTCATTCCCCTAGTTATTGCTTTAGTTGCAGGATTTATTTTAATTGATAAAACTGGTGATTCATCTGCGATGTGAAATGGAGGAGCTGGAGGAAGTCATTGATCGACTACTTCCATTTCCAAAACCGCCTTTATCGGTGGTTTTGGAGCCATTCTGTTTTCATTTGATGGTTATATTTATATTGCCAATGCTCAAAAAGATGCCACACATAAAGATGTGGTGCCAAAAGCCTTATTCTTTGGAATGATCTTTGTTTCAATCTTCTACGCATTAATGGCGGTTTCATTGTTCTTGGGTTCTCCAGATGGTTCAATTCAACAACTTTTCGAAAAAATGTTATCGGGAGGAAGTCCAAGTAAAGCCACAGCTGATGCTGCAAGAATTATTTCGAATGTGATTTTAATTGTT encodes the following:
- a CDS encoding APC family permease, giving the protein MLRNKPKTKTFEFLTLFTMVIGTVMGAGIYMKNNELLQQTQNPIIAISLWVLVGFVCVISVRVFIEISSSTKHFGNGTIGNWAKLFINRKVASFFAIFYLVMYVPSTQAFFVGTFIMYFFQALGIVISPATQLSIYLAAGIAILTGFSLLQIYKPKYNKILQVFGTIFKFIPLVIALVAGFILIDKTGDSSAMWNGGAGGSHWSTTSISKTAFIGGFGAILFSFDGYIYIANAQKDATHKDVVPKALFFGMIFVSIFYALMAVSLFLGSPDGSIQQLFEKMLSGGSPSKATADAARIISNVILIVICGLNINVFTYIGSVGVQADTEMGLLYAGKNQAKATPKKASWAQTLMVIIIYAIMILMGFFIPIATSGWDGINTVITPEMIAKSNDIWYSPLTLMGEFASAISALSFILISAIVFAAVRNRKTNKVKVDKVKYFVPLAIFSSVAMCIFTFFGIFTFVFPNAFLLEGKPWIETGGMVFTTMLVFSIVMGIGSYFIQEKLLFKNKSSKEIAKV
- a CDS encoding APC family permease; amino-acid sequence: MFKNKAKFYEFLSLFIMTIGTVIGSGIYMKNNQLLQLTHNPIIAIISWMAVGMVCIMIVYVFIEISSATMHMGNGTVPTWTKMFINRKTASLFSIIYTVLYYPICQALFASAFVAYFFKTINQALSANNQLIILLTCGIIFILIFNLMNMFNQKIGGRFQIVATIFKFIPLVIALFAGFFLFDSNSSINTTGMDGGTWSTSNFAPENFIRGFGPILFAFDGFILIANAQKKAKFKEVVPKSLLFGLIFVAVFYVLMAVSLFMGSPDGSIVELLAKLFGSSGSADAKKIANIVSNVILMFICLFGVNIFSMVPINMLESDVDAKLVYTNNKHVSFVKAGIIHSIFTIIVYLFLVLMGALVARGNWNGISTNFESWSALNPGKQIQDYLGFTTDKILAFINTVSTAISTFGFSMVGVLLIASIFNRKTQKVEVVKVKHFVPIAIVSSILLLFFVACGIITFALPDKGQFWVESDGFFFTMIFIALLVFVLILFLIQEQLFKKNGVHGGFDGFVSHGNKKDINHVKQ
- a CDS encoding HAD-IC family P-type ATPase — translated: MKKKTAELRYQEEQKVLDLANSKLLNFEENLKVEIGVSSASRQQRQEVQGKNELIHKKFNHFKKLLSVLIEPFNLLLLAIAIAEILIYALKTHQTIDLVSAFVILFMIVLAGGVDYFQEYKAYKSNKELHHMIENAFMVHDGKMDINNIDIKKVKNNLQKLDQSELVVGDVIFLQAGDVVPADIRIIYSQNVMLDESSLTGESEAVAKFSENKTGKKMIEMQNIAFSQTTVTEGSLLGVVINVGIQNYAASISTMAEEQETVSEYEKGLAKVVKLLVISILAMIPVILLTTGFRLGGQENSWIQALIFALTIAVSLIPEALPAIISSNLQLGSKKMAKDKVVIKDLSVVQNMGSVNVLAMDKTGTLTNEEVTLNKWINYDGIQSNELGQLIYLNASNQQNLTNKIEQGILKVLNETCLNNKTYNLLADKPFDHESRIASVLVQNDQELLQITKGSVDEMLRHIDFIRINDEVKKITQKNIDQILKEVKEYSEQGFRTLIIGSNNKSKKIVDQNLIYEGMMLFEETIKPNAKEAIKLIHDYNIDLKILTGDAKEVALKIAKTLEIQNPIALNSDEFFKMNDDEMGEALKTVNIIAKLSPIEKAKVIEILQTKDNASVAYLGDGVNDMVSLKKADVGISVNNGTSLAKSASSVILLEKDLAVLEKSFVKGREIFTNAIKYINITIAANFGLLLTLIISSIWFSKFTAMQPVQLLLQNLLYDFANLIFVFDKVDKFSIEHPKKWSANRIIVFAFWNGIVATIISVINFLIIGYGMGLFNEISNGVDGAIQRFQTTFFLESMITHMMLILVYRTEKISLIQSRPSWQLVLGMVFFIGLSFLITYIHPIAHVVNFEQPNNYWLLVLLGLIAMTWVLGECSKFGYKKLFKQWY
- a CDS encoding APC family permease; this encodes MSNNKPKAKTFEFLSLFIMVIGAVIGSGIYMKNNELLQLTHNPIIAIISWLIVGMVCIMIVYVFIEISSATTHIGNGTVPTWAKMFINRKTASWFSIVYTVLYYPICQSLFAGALVAYFFKSINQPLSANNQLIILLVCGIVFILIFNLLNMLKPQIGRQFQIVATVFKFIPLVIALFAGFFLIGPDSSIKNGGFEGNMWSTSDFAPENFIRGFGPVLFAFDGFIYMANLQKRAKFKDVVPKSLLFGLVFVTIFYVLMAISLFMGSPDGSIVQLLTKLFAISGSENANTIANIVSNIILMFICLFGINIFSMVAINGLESDVDAKLIYTNNKHVSFVKAGIVHSIFTIFFFTFIVLMGALVPRGNWMGISTNYENWSSSHQQLGVPEYLRFTTNHILAFINTISTAISTFGFLMIGIVLIASIFNRRSNKVEVVKMKGFIPIAIIASMLLIFFVICGIITFVLPNNNEKWIDSEGFLFTIICFCLFIFVFSLFLIQEHFFKKNGLDGGFEGFISSNQRKEMDYVKE